The window GACCAAATTGCTCAATTGAGCCCGTTGCCAGAAATGGTTTCGTTCCGATTCAATCCCGGACCGGAACGCCAGGGCAATGTGATCATCGGCGATCCCAAAGAAGCCAAGTTCGGTAGCACTCGCGAGCAACTCATGGATGGCTATCGCCGCTGTGCCGAACTCGGCATTTCGCGATTCGGTTTGCACGCGATGGTGGTCAGCAATGAACTGAACATCGAAGCGTTGTTGCAAACCGCCGAAATGTTGTTTGAGCTCGCCGCCGAAATTCATCGCGAAACGGGCATCTCGGTCGAGTGCATCAACCTGGGTGGCGGGATCGGCGTGCCTTACCAGCCCGGCCAAGAACCTGTCGACTTGCCAGCGTTTGGCGATGGTGTTCGCAAGCTTTACGAATCGATTTTGGTTCCTGCTGGAATCGCTCCTGTGCGAATCCTGATGGAAAACGGTCGTGCGATGACCGGACCGTTTGGTTATCTGATCACCAAAGTCATCAATCAAAAATCGTCCTACAAAGACTACGTCGGCGTGGACGCTTGCATGAGCAACCTGATGCGTCCGGGCATGTACGGGGCTTACCATCACATCACCGTGATGGGCAAAGAGGACCAACCCGCTGATCGCACCGTCGACATTGTCGGATCGCTTTGCGAGAACAACGATAAATTCGCGATCGATCGCAAAATGCCCGCGACAGAAGTCGGTGACATCGCGGTCATTCACGATGCCGGCGCTCACGGCCACAGCATGGGGTTCCAATACAACGGACGTCTTCGTTCCGCCGAGATCGTGTTCAACGACGCGGGTGAGTTCCGAGCGATCCGTCGCGCTGAAACCTTCGACGATTACTTCTGCACCGTCGACTTTGATTCCGTGAAAGTCGATCGCAAACAGTCAGCCACCGTTGGCTAACCAACCGTTCGTCCGCCGGGCTTCTCAGCCCGGCGATTGATGTCTTTCCCCACCACTTCCAATCGAGTCTCCATGCCTAAGCTCACCGTCGAAAACGTTGGTACCTTTGATGTCCCCGCTGGCAAACGTTTGGTCAAAGCGTTGGTCGAAGAAGCTGGCACGGATCAGTTGCACGCGTGCGGTGGCGTTTCCAGGTGCACGACGTGCCGAGTGGAATTCGTGGAAGGGGAACCGGAACAGATCACTGCCGCCGAAAAAGAAACCCTTCGCGTTCGCGAAGTGACCGAGCCCGGTGTTCGGCTCAGTTGCCAAATCAATTGCGACCACGACATGACCGTTCGCGTGATCAGCCGACTCGAAGGCAGCGGCCGCAAAGACCAAGGCGGCGCGGTCGCCGACGAGATCCAACCTGCTCCCGAGTGGACGACCAAGTAGTCCGCTCAACAGTGGCATAGGCCTCTGCCTGTGATTTTGTAACCCACAGGCAACGAAGCCTATCGGGCTGTTGATTTAATGAGCCGTACCGCGTTAGCGGCGGTTAGTCAGACACCAACCGGGGCTAACGCCCATCGGCTAATTGTTGTCACTCGGTATACGACTAAATCAACAGGCTGCTGTGCCACAGACGCTAGCGAGCTTGTGGCGGGATGATGTCCGCGAAGGAGTCGATCTTGGCTTGTAGCTTGCTTCGGACCGCCTTTTGATCGTCGGTCAAGGATTGCAACGGAGCCTTTTCGTTGCGATCCATCTCAACGTCGAAGAACGAGCCATCGCCATACAGTTTGTAGCGTTGGTTGCGAGCAAATTCGCGAGCCTTCTTGGGACGTCCGTTTCGTTCATACCACATGAACATCGATTCGCGTCCCTGTCCCTCAGTGCCACCCAGCACCGGCAGAAAGCTCTGGCCATCGATTGGCAATTTCGCGGGAACTTCAGCACCCGCGACCTCACACATCGTCGGCAGAAAATCACTGAAATCGATGATTTGTGAGGTCACGCGTCCCGGCTGGATCACGCTTGGCCACTTGGCGATGCAAGTCACATGGTTGCCCGCGTCGACCATCTCGCCTTTTGCACCGACGACTTCGCCAAACCGCGTCTGGGTGACGATCGGTTTGTCGGTGCCATTGTCACCGGTGAAAATCAGCAACGTGTTTTCGCGAATTCCGAGCTCGCCCAACTTGCGATCGATGCGGCCGACGATCTTGTCCACGTAAGCCACCATGTCGCCGAAGTGTTCCGGTTGGCCTTTGTAAGTCTTCGAGCCGTGTGAAGTCGGATCCCAGTCTTCCGAATCAGGCGTGGGACAGAACGGACAATGAACCAGCGCCATGGGGTAATACGCCAGGAACGGCTGGTCACGATTCGTTTCCATGAAGTCGCAAAGGAAGTAAGCGAATAGGTCGGAAGAGAACTCGCCTTCGTCGTAGTTCTCTTCTGTTCCATTTCGCTCGAGTCGCGGGTTGGGATAGCGGGTGTCCCGTTTCTGACTGTCCATTCGTCCGCGAGTGTGTTGCCACAACAGCGACTCTTCGAATCCAAAGTGCTGTGGTGAATCCAGTTCGCTTCCCAGTTGCCACTTGCCCGCGATGCAGGTCCGGTATCCAGCGGATTTCAACAGATGAGCGAACGTGGTTTGTTTTCGGTCGAGCGTTCCAAACTTCACATAATTTCGCTTGTTGGTCATGCCGGTCATCAGCTTGACTCGCGACGGTGTGCAAATGGGCTGGGAGTAACAATGTTCGAACCGCAGGCCTTCGTTGGCGATCCGGTCGATGTTGGGCGTTTGATAGTCGAGCGCACCGTTGGCACCGATGCATTCAAACCCCATGTCATCCGCCATGATCAACACGATGTTGGGTCGGTCACTCGAGCGTTGCGGGGCGGGGTCTTGGGCCGCAACCGCCGCGACGAAGACCAAAGAGCAAATCCAGACGGCAAGCGTGGCCGATACGGTTCGCTTGAGCATCAGGTATTGTGAATCAGTGTTTTCGCTCATCGGTTGCTGCTCGGTTGGAGGTCACTTGCTTCGAAAGATTCGCATCACACCGGTCAAAAGTGCCAGTCCGCCGAGTGCAGGCGCGATGGCCAGCAGCAACCGAGGCTGGGCGGCAACCACGACGATGCCGATCACGCCTGCGACCGCCAATCCAGGCGGCAGCCATCGAGCGGGTCGCTTCAACGAGTCCCAGGCCAGCCACAACGCTCCCAGGACCAATCCGACACGCAGCAGCGCCGCGGTGACAAAGGCATGAGTCGACGCCGAGCCGAGGGTTTCTTCGCCGATACCCGCAAAATAGAACACTCCCCCCAAACAAAGCATGATGCCCGAAAGGATTCCAATGGCATTTCGCCGCCAGGATCGCTCGGGTGTCGAAGCGGAAGTGTCCACCGGTTCACGTTTTTTCCCGCTCTCTTCACGCGAAGTTTCTACCGCTGCGGCGATTATCTTCAGTGCGATGCGTGAATAGTTTGGCATGGCCACTCTGGGCGGGATTCTCGGAGGAAAGCAATTCCTGGAGTATACTGACAATCCGCTGAAGGTGCCCCGGCAAACCGTTGTTGGCATCTCGGCATCGCCAATGTCCAACCTGAATCAGCTCCCCACCTCCCACAAAACTCAATCCATCGAATGATGAAACCATCCTGGCTCACGTCCCTCAGTCGCAATTGCCCCCAATCATGGGCTTTTGCCTCGCTCTTCTGCGTCAGCATCTGCTGCGGGTCTGTCGCGACCGGCGATGACATGCCGAAACCCGCAAAGACCGAATCACAAGCCCCCGCGAACGAGATGCAATCGCTCTTCGACGGCAAATCGCTCACCGGTTGGACCAACCCTTACGAATGGGGCAAGACCGAAGTGGTCGATGGCGAAATCCATCTGACCGCCGACAAGAAGTTCTTCTTGGTGACCGAGAAGATTTTTCAGGACTACGAGTTTGAGGGCGAAGTCAAACTTCCCGAAGGCAAGTCCAACAGTGGCTTCATGGCTCGTGGCCAAGTTTCACCGAACAAGGTCTTTGGCTATCAAGCGGAAGCGGACCCGACCGACCGTCGATGGTCGGGCGGTTTATACGACGAAGGTCGCCGGCAATGGCTCAATCCATTGTGGGAACAACCCGAAGCCCAAGCCGCGTTCGATCGCGATCGCTGGAACCGATATCGGATTCGCTGTGTCGGCAATCACTTGCAGTTCTTCATCAATGATGTGCCTACGACCGACTACTTTGACCCCGTTAATCTGAGCGGCCGAATCGGACTGCAGCACCACGGCGAAAAAGGCCAGACGTACCGCTTCCGTAATTTGAAGGTTCGCAACCTGGGCAGCCACGAGTGGAAGCCTTTGTTCGACGGCAAGTCATTGGACGGTTGGGAAACCGTCGGCGGTGGTACCTGGACAGTGGTCGATGGAATCCTGCAAGGCCGCGCCAGCAGCGAAGCCAACGAACCCAACGGGATGCTGTACAGCAAGCATCCGATGACCGATGGAACCTATCGGATCGAGTATCGATTCAAAAAGGGCGACAGCGGCTTCTTTGTTCGCAGTGAGATCACCGAGAACAAACCGTTCGTCAAAGGCGTTCAGTGCGAAATTGACAACTCCGATGAAGTTGGCGGCCTGTACCAAACGGGCGGAGCAGGGTGGTTGGTGCGTCCTCTGCATTACCTCGAAACGGGGTTCCCCAAAGACCGTCATGCCGTCGTCAATCGACACTGGAAACAAGCCCGGGAAGGTTTGCAACTCGACAAGAAACCTGTGGTTTCAGACGATGATGAAACGCCTTGGAACATGATGACCGTCAGCGTTCATGGCAAACGCATCGTCGTTCACTTGAACGATTGTTTGGCTGTCGACCATGTGGTGGAAGACTTGGCTGATTCCGGAGTGATCGCCCTGCAACTGCACGGCAACCAAGACCTCGAAGTCGACTTCCGTAAAGTCGAAATGCTGGTCCCAACCAGCGAAGAGTAGAGCTCGGCAGAGTTAGCGACGTAGGCCAGGTTCCACCTGGCGTTGGTGATTGGCCGTTGGATCCGCCCCGTCAAAAGAAGTCTGCAAGGCGATCACGCCTCGCTTCTGCCGAAGCATCGGCGCGGGTGCCAGGTGAGACCTGGCCTACGTTGCCGAACTGGATGAGCGATCGGAAAACCGATCGCTCGTTTTCGTTCTGGCTAGTTCAAACCGCCCACGCCAAATCAACCTAGCGTTCTGCCCTAGAACGCGTAGGGCAGGTTCTACCTGGCAATGGTAAATCGCCGCTGGATCTGCCCCGCCAGAAGAAGCCCGGGTTCCGCCAACGCCTCGCGTCCACCGAAACATCAGAGCGTATGTCAGGTCAGACCTGACCTACTTCAAACCGAACCATCACGCGTTGGCGGCGGCCCACGCGGCGAAGTTGGTGACGGTGTCGTCCTCGCGGTTGCCGACTGGCAGACTGCTCTCCACAAACTCGCTGACATCGCAAAGCTCAGCGATCGAGTCGACGATCACGTCGGGCCCGTAAGCGAATTGGCCTAGGTCTTCTTTGTTCGTGCCACCGGACAACGTCAGCACGGTTCGGTAGCCCATTTGGACGCCGCCCAGGATGTCGGTTTCCATCGTGTCGCCCACCATCACAGTTTGGGACGTGGCTAGCTTCAGTTCCTTGCGAGCTGCTCGCATCATGATGGGACTGGGTTTCCCCACGCTAAAGGCTTTGCGTCCGGTGACCGCTTCGAGGTACGCGACGGTGGCTCCACACCCCGGTCGTGTGCCGTTCTTGGTTGGGCAACTGGGATCCAAGTTGGTGGCAATCAGCTTGGCACCACCAAGGATCATGTCGACCGCTGATTCCAGCGCATTGAGCGTGATCGTGCGTCCTTCGCCGACAACAACAAAGTCGGGCGAGTGATCCACGATGGAGAATCCGTTTTGATGCATTGCCTGCAGCAGACCGCCTTCACCAATGATGTACGCGGTGCCATTGGGTTTCAGTTTGGCGAGGAACCTCGCCGTTGCCATCGCACAGGTAAATATGTGAGACTCTTCCACGAAAATCCCCATCCGATGGAGTTTGGTTTGAACGTCGCGCCGAGTCCTTTGGCTGTTGTTGGTCAAGAACAGGAAAGGAATGTCCTGACGAATCAATACGTCGATGAACTGATCGGCCCCTGGGATCAGTTCACTGCCGCGGTAGATGACGCCATCCATGTCGATCAAAAAGCCCGTTTTCATCAAATCACTGCAAGAGGTTCGGGAGTCGAAAACTTGATTGACAATGGTTTGCCAATCTTGAGATCTCATCCTCAAACGCAGCTTTCATACCAATGATCTAACGGTAGATTCGTGCCCGCTGTATATCAGCACGGTCGGACGACCGAACACGTGCGTGAACCTTGAACACCCCCCTGCTCAATTCAACAGCACATTGCACTGGAATGAAAAAGCAGAGTGAATCGTCGAGCGATCCTGCTCACTTCACCTCAAGTGCATGGCTTTCGCTGTGGCTGTTGTACTGAGGTGCATACATCGATTCGATGCTTGCCATTCCAGTCTGATAGTTCCCGCGAAGCTGCACACGGCAGCGGGATTCCAACACATAGGTTCCCTTGGACAGGTAGCCAATGAAGAAATGCTCGGCCGCGTCTCGAGTGCTTTGGTAGTACCCCAACGCATCTTGCCGACGGTATTGGGACAGCACGTTGACTGGCTCGGTGCCGCTGCCGCGATGATCTCGAAGGTGCAAGAATTCCATGTCGCGATCACTGCGAATGATCAGTCTGGAGACCAGTTCATCGCCAACTCGAACGGGTTCGTCCCCAATAGGACGCAGCACGGGGCCGGAATCCGTCGCACGGACGACAAACAGTTGCTTTTCGATTTGCAATGGCGTCCCATCGTGCGGCGTGATGTTTTCGATGTTCTCGAAGTACTGCCAGTGGACTCCGCCCCAAGCGATGCCTGAGGTGGTCTTCTTGACCTGAATCGATCCCATCTCAGGCGTGATCTCATCCGCCGAGAAACGATGCTGGTAGAAACCGGTGCCGGCTTCCACATTGCCCTTGGGGACTTCCTGTTGCCCCACCGCGATGTCGACGACTTCATCAGATGCCAGTTTGTCGGTGCCTCGCAGCAGCAACGCGTACACCGCATCGGCGGTGGATTTCGTGGTTTCCCAAGACTGAGTTTCTTTCTGACGCAGCAACCAAGCTTGGCAGAGTTCGACCCGCTGGAGATCGCCGGCGACTTCGTCGAGTACCTCAATCATCATGGCCTGCGTTTCAATGGGTGCTTGGTGCCACCACCAGCCTGAGTTGGCATCGTTCCAGTGCATGCCCTGCTCATCGACCACCGATCGTTCGATCAATGACGCGACGATTCCTTTGGCCTCATTGAGTCGCCCCAATCGGTGCAAGGCAATCGCTGCATGCCCTTGGCTCATTCGACTCGACAACGACAACCAATGTTCTGCGAGCTGGTTGGTCCAGTATTC of the Rhodopirellula baltica SH 1 genome contains:
- a CDS encoding diaminopimelate decarboxylase; this encodes MHYQPLPFDRDLIDRIIEDHPTPFVLYHEDGIRARARELTDAFAWNEGFQQYFAVKATPNPHIVAMMAEEGGGADCSSVAELITCERLGITGQDVMFTSNNTTMEEFEIANKLGAIINLDTPHHIDQIAQLSPLPEMVSFRFNPGPERQGNVIIGDPKEAKFGSTREQLMDGYRRCAELGISRFGLHAMVVSNELNIEALLQTAEMLFELAAEIHRETGISVECINLGGGIGVPYQPGQEPVDLPAFGDGVRKLYESILVPAGIAPVRILMENGRAMTGPFGYLITKVINQKSSYKDYVGVDACMSNLMRPGMYGAYHHITVMGKEDQPADRTVDIVGSLCENNDKFAIDRKMPATEVGDIAVIHDAGAHGHSMGFQYNGRLRSAEIVFNDAGEFRAIRRAETFDDYFCTVDFDSVKVDRKQSATVG
- a CDS encoding 2Fe-2S iron-sulfur cluster-binding protein, which produces MPKLTVENVGTFDVPAGKRLVKALVEEAGTDQLHACGGVSRCTTCRVEFVEGEPEQITAAEKETLRVREVTEPGVRLSCQINCDHDMTVRVISRLEGSGRKDQGGAVADEIQPAPEWTTK
- a CDS encoding sulfatase-like hydrolase/transferase — translated: MSENTDSQYLMLKRTVSATLAVWICSLVFVAAVAAQDPAPQRSSDRPNIVLIMADDMGFECIGANGALDYQTPNIDRIANEGLRFEHCYSQPICTPSRVKLMTGMTNKRNYVKFGTLDRKQTTFAHLLKSAGYRTCIAGKWQLGSELDSPQHFGFEESLLWQHTRGRMDSQKRDTRYPNPRLERNGTEENYDEGEFSSDLFAYFLCDFMETNRDQPFLAYYPMALVHCPFCPTPDSEDWDPTSHGSKTYKGQPEHFGDMVAYVDKIVGRIDRKLGELGIRENTLLIFTGDNGTDKPIVTQTRFGEVVGAKGEMVDAGNHVTCIAKWPSVIQPGRVTSQIIDFSDFLPTMCEVAGAEVPAKLPIDGQSFLPVLGGTEGQGRESMFMWYERNGRPKKAREFARNQRYKLYGDGSFFDVEMDRNEKAPLQSLTDDQKAVRSKLQAKIDSFADIIPPQAR
- a CDS encoding 3-keto-disaccharide hydrolase gives rise to the protein MPKPAKTESQAPANEMQSLFDGKSLTGWTNPYEWGKTEVVDGEIHLTADKKFFLVTEKIFQDYEFEGEVKLPEGKSNSGFMARGQVSPNKVFGYQAEADPTDRRWSGGLYDEGRRQWLNPLWEQPEAQAAFDRDRWNRYRIRCVGNHLQFFINDVPTTDYFDPVNLSGRIGLQHHGEKGQTYRFRNLKVRNLGSHEWKPLFDGKSLDGWETVGGGTWTVVDGILQGRASSEANEPNGMLYSKHPMTDGTYRIEYRFKKGDSGFFVRSEITENKPFVKGVQCEIDNSDEVGGLYQTGGAGWLVRPLHYLETGFPKDRHAVVNRHWKQAREGLQLDKKPVVSDDDETPWNMMTVSVHGKRIVVHLNDCLAVDHVVEDLADSGVIALQLHGNQDLEVDFRKVEMLVPTSEE
- a CDS encoding HAD-IIA family hydrolase translates to MKTGFLIDMDGVIYRGSELIPGADQFIDVLIRQDIPFLFLTNNSQRTRRDVQTKLHRMGIFVEESHIFTCAMATARFLAKLKPNGTAYIIGEGGLLQAMHQNGFSIVDHSPDFVVVGEGRTITLNALESAVDMILGGAKLIATNLDPSCPTKNGTRPGCGATVAYLEAVTGRKAFSVGKPSPIMMRAARKELKLATSQTVMVGDTMETDILGGVQMGYRTVLTLSGGTNKEDLGQFAYGPDVIVDSIAELCDVSEFVESSLPVGNREDDTVTNFAAWAAANA